The genomic segment CATGTACCATCTGGTCGCATCTGGTCCGAACTGACCGATGGTCTCAAATGGATTGATTACGTTACCAACTCTCTTGGACATCTTTGCTCCGTTTTTGTCCAATACAAGACCATTGGCTATTACATTTTTAAACGCAACGGAGTCTTTTAACATCACTGCTATTGCGTGAAGTGTAAAGAACCATCCTCTTGTCTGATCAACCCCTTCAGCAATAAAGTCTGCCGGGAAGTTATTGTCAAATACATCTTTATTCTCAAAGGGGTAATGCCATTGAGCATAAGGCATAGCACCGGAATCAAACCAAACGTCGATCAGATCAGTCTCACGGATCATCGGTTTGCCTGATTCACTTACCAGTACAATCTGATCAACATAAGGGCGGTGCAAATCTTCGATTGATTTAAGATTGTAGATCTTTGTATTGAATTCCTTTTCTTTTTGAGCAAGAGTTTCAGCGGTGATGTTAAGCGCTTTGTTTGCTTTCTGAATTTCCTCATTCAGCTCCTGAAGAGAACCGATACATTTTTCTTCCTTACCATCTTCAGTTCTCCAAATAGGAAGCGGAGTTCCCCAGTATCTTGATCTTGAAAGGTTCCAATCTACAAGATTTTCCAGCCAGTTACCAAAACGTCCGGTACCGGTACTTGCAGGCTTCCAGTTGATGGTTTTGTTTAATTCAACCAGTCTGTCTTTTACAGCAGTCGTTTTGATAAACCAGGAATCAAGCGGATAGTATAATACAGGTTTATCTGTTCTCCAGCAGTGAGGGTAGGAGTGCTCATACTTCTCAACTTTGAAAGCTTTGTTTTCAGTCTTGAGCTTTATTCCGATTCTTTCATCTACCGAAAGGTATTTATCGCGGCCCTGCTTTTTTCTCTCTTCCTCTTTTTCGGCTTCAGTCAGGTAAGCTTCTTTTACATACTCTCCCGGAAAGTCTTTTACTTCAATTACAAACTTTCCTTGTTTATCTACAAGTGGAAGTTGGTTGCCTTCTTCATCCTTAACAGTAATAGCAGGCACGCCAGCAAGTTTTGCTACTCTTGCATCGTCTGCACCAAAGGTAGGAGCAATGTGAACGATACCTGTACCATCTTCAGTACTTACGAAGTCACCAGGTATCACTTTGAAGGCCTTGTCTGCTTCTTCCGGCTGTACATAAGGCAGAAGTTGTTCATATCTGATGCCAACAAGTTCTTTTCCTTTAACTTCTTTTAAAGTTTTGAAAGGAATATTTTTATCACCCTCTTTAAAGTCTTCCAGCTTCAGTTCTGCATTCTTAGCATTGAAGTATTTTCCGGCAAGATCTTTAGCAAGGATAACAATTCCTGGCTTAAAAGTATAAGGGTTAAATGTTTTTACAGCGACATAGGTAATGTTCTCGCCCACTGCAAGGGCGCTGTTTGAAGGAAGTGTCCACGGAGTGGTCGTCCATGCCAGGAAATAAGTCTGATCTGTTTCTGCATCCGATAGACCCAAGAGACTTTTTACTTTTTCCTTTGAGCTATCTGCTACCTTAAACTGAGCCACTGCAGAGGTATCTCTTACATCTTTATAGGTTCCGGGCTGATTCAGCTCGTGAGAGCTAAGTCCGGTACCAGCTGCAGGAGAATATGGCTGAATGGTATACCCTTTGTACAAAAAGCCTTTTTTATATAGCTCCTTTAACAGAAACCATACAGACTCTATATATGCTTTCTCAAAAGTGATATAAGGATTGTCAAGGTCTACCCAATAACCCATCTTTTCAGTAAGGTCATCCCACTGTGATTTATATTTCATCACAGCTTCACGGCATTTCTGGTTGTATTCTTCTACTGATATTTTTTTACCAATATCTTCTTTAGTAATACCAAGTTCTTTTTCAACCTGCAGCTCTACAGGAAGGCCATGTGTATCCCAGCCACCTTTTCTTTTTACCTGAAATCCTTTTAAAGTTTTATAGCGGCAGAAAATATCCTTTACCGTTCTTGCCATTACGTGGTGAATACCGGGAGTTCCATTTGCAGAAGGAGGACCTTCGTAAAATGTAAAACTTGGAGCACCTTCTCTGCTCGTTATAGATTGTTCGAAAACCTTATGCTGCTTCCAGTAGGAAAGTACTTCTTCTCCTACTTTTGCAAGATCGACGTTCTTGTATTCCCTGTACTTCACTTTGTTATATATTTCTTTAATTTCTTAAAAATTTATTTCAGGAGTCTGATATATTTGTTTGCTTTTCAGGCATATTTTCAATATTGCCTCGACTTTGGCAAAGCATTGTAAATAAATGACTTTGTTCTGTTTTCTGAATTGGCATCCCCTTGAATCTTCAGAATCAGATAAATTTAACCTTTTTTGAGGAATGCAAAGGTAATCAATTTTAGGTTAAATGAGCTTTTTGGTTAGAATTGATCACATTTTTTAACCATTTTCAGGTTAAAATGGTGCAATAAAACCAATGGACATCAGTAATTGAAATCAGAGATTTGTGAATGAAAGAGAATAGTTTTAATTATTTCTAGGGTTTCGATTGTATAAAGTGATGATTTTTAAAGCTTAGTGTTTGTTAAGTGCTTTTCTTTCTTTCTCTTTCTGTAAAAGTTGTGAAATGGGTATTGGCAGGATCTTGTTTTAAAAGCCTAACAAGAATCTGGTATAGGTGTGGCACTTCTATCCTGAATTCTTCTGGTTTTTCGAAAAAATATTCTACAGATACAGCAAATAATTCTTCAATATTGGTCGATGCATATTTGCGGAGGAAGTGCGTTTTATCTTTCTTGATCTCATTTATTTCGGTCTTCCCAATTTTGAAAAAGCGTACCAGATCTTTGTAGTCAAACAGGCTATTCCCTTCAAAATCATCGTCATCATCATACATGTCTGCAAGTTTAATGGCATGGGCCATTTCATGAAGTCCTACATTAAAGCCATCGTCAGGAATCTCATACCCTTGCTGAAAATGCTGCCATGACAATACAATAGCCCCATCTGTCTGCACTTCACCGACATGCTGAAGATTGGTTATTTTGGAATAATACCGGGTTGGGTAAATATAGAAACGGCTGAAATGCCTTAATTTAATGGGACGTAGCCCAAAGGTTAGCTGAACAAAACATGCACCGATCATAATTTTCATTTCTTCAGTGATGTTCATACCTCCCTGAGGGTAGAATTTTTTATTTAACAGGAAAAACTTAACCCTCCTCTGAAATTTTAATTTATTATTCGGAGAAAGTTTTTGATAGTAGCGAAAGTTGTATTCTAAAATATGAATCTGGATTGGATTGAGCTTCATAAAATTAGTAAGGATCCATTCTCCAAGGCTCAATACTTTCCTTCCTATTGTCTCATAAAGGAAAATAAATGTGGTAATCAGAAATATAATTATAAAGAAAGCCGCCAAGACCATAAAGATTTCCTTCAAGATAGGGAATTCTGAGCTATATTTCAGAGCCTGTCTTTTTTATTTAAGAAAAAAGAAATTAGAATTGTTTCAAGGAAATTTTGCTAATTCTACTACCTTTTTGGGATGATAATTTTGATAACTGGTTTGTAAATATTTACATTAAAAAAGGGCTTTTCATTACAAAAAGCCCTTTCAGGAATTTAAATTAACTTGGTAAAACTTTATTTTACTATTTTATGTGTATAGCTTCCACTTTCTGCTATAATATTTACTATATATATACCGCTTTTGAGATTGTCGCCGACTATGACTTCAGTGACATTCTGTCCAGCGCCTGATGCTACTTCTCTCCCTGTCATATCAATTACCTTGAAAGAAGTAATTGTTTCTTTTGTGTCCAATGAAACAGCTGTTTGATTTCCGTCTGGAAGTGGTGTAGCCATTACTGCAGCTCTCGTTCCACAGCCATTTGTTGATACGACTTTCGTGTATTCTACATTATATGGATAAGTTGAATAGCTTAGTAAAGCTGTTACAGTTACAGATGGTGCAGCATATTGACCAAAAGTGACATCAAAATATTTTCTGTCATAAT from the Sporocytophaga myxococcoides genome contains:
- the ileS gene encoding isoleucine--tRNA ligase, encoding MKYREYKNVDLAKVGEEVLSYWKQHKVFEQSITSREGAPSFTFYEGPPSANGTPGIHHVMARTVKDIFCRYKTLKGFQVKRKGGWDTHGLPVELQVEKELGITKEDIGKKISVEEYNQKCREAVMKYKSQWDDLTEKMGYWVDLDNPYITFEKAYIESVWFLLKELYKKGFLYKGYTIQPYSPAAGTGLSSHELNQPGTYKDVRDTSAVAQFKVADSSKEKVKSLLGLSDAETDQTYFLAWTTTPWTLPSNSALAVGENITYVAVKTFNPYTFKPGIVILAKDLAGKYFNAKNAELKLEDFKEGDKNIPFKTLKEVKGKELVGIRYEQLLPYVQPEEADKAFKVIPGDFVSTEDGTGIVHIAPTFGADDARVAKLAGVPAITVKDEEGNQLPLVDKQGKFVIEVKDFPGEYVKEAYLTEAEKEEERKKQGRDKYLSVDERIGIKLKTENKAFKVEKYEHSYPHCWRTDKPVLYYPLDSWFIKTTAVKDRLVELNKTINWKPASTGTGRFGNWLENLVDWNLSRSRYWGTPLPIWRTEDGKEEKCIGSLQELNEEIQKANKALNITAETLAQKEKEFNTKIYNLKSIEDLHRPYVDQIVLVSESGKPMIRETDLIDVWFDSGAMPYAQWHYPFENKDVFDNNFPADFIAEGVDQTRGWFFTLHAIAVMLKDSVAFKNVIANGLVLDKNGAKMSKRVGNVINPFETIGQFGPDATRWYMIVNAPPWDNLKFNIDGVTEVQRRFFGTLQNTYSFFALYSNLDNFTFKEAEVPLNKRTESDRWIISRLNTLIKKVDEAYAEYEPTKAGREIQDFVVDDLSNWYVRLNRKRFWKGEYNEDKIAAYQTLYTCLLTVAKLSASIAPFYSEKLFLDLNEVSGKEKVASIHLSKFPVADEKHIDLDLEERMSLAQRISSLVHSLRKGHTIKVRQPLSRLLIPVLNQEYKNRIVAVEDLILSEVNIKKIEYIEDTSGVVVKKIKPNFKKLGKEYGPRLKEVGAAISAMTQDDIQKLEKENAFKIKLTGDIVQISLEDVEISSEDIPGWSVASENGVTVALDITITEELKKEGIARDVVNRVQNMRKDMGLEVQDKIKITIQKKDELIDNALLANKEYICSETQALSLVLTENLKDGKLVDMDEHQLVMKIEL
- a CDS encoding zinc-dependent peptidase: MKLNPIQIHILEYNFRYYQKLSPNNKLKFQRRVKFFLLNKKFYPQGGMNITEEMKIMIGACFVQLTFGLRPIKLRHFSRFYIYPTRYYSKITNLQHVGEVQTDGAIVLSWQHFQQGYEIPDDGFNVGLHEMAHAIKLADMYDDDDDFEGNSLFDYKDLVRFFKIGKTEINEIKKDKTHFLRKYASTNIEELFAVSVEYFFEKPEEFRIEVPHLYQILVRLLKQDPANTHFTTFTERERKKST